In Apium graveolens cultivar Ventura chromosome 10, ASM990537v1, whole genome shotgun sequence, the following are encoded in one genomic region:
- the LOC141692899 gene encoding uncharacterized protein LOC141692899 gives MAGRQRAVATLPTLMRALKTKTINKPPNTPLPSLRRAFSLYDQINLIDNVPEDQLRFQGYTDTGFTVTGKSYEGSVLCIGNLILSWTPKTFAEITADSLSIFQTVRPIPEILILGCGRYIQQVNPELRKFIRSTGMKLEAIDSKNAASTYNILNEEGRIVAAAILPYGVTS, from the exons ATGGCAGGTCGACAGAGAGCAGTAGCCACATTACCGACGCTAATGCGAGCTCTCAAAACCAAAACTATTAACAAGCCCCCAAACACGCCCTTACCATCTCTCCGCCGAGCTTTCTCTCTCTACGATCAAATTAATCTCATCGATAACGTCCCCGAAGATCAATTACGCTTCCAAGG GTATACTGATACAGGGTTCACTGTTACTGGTAAAAGTTATGAAGGCAGTGTGCTCTGCATAGGGAATTTGATATTGTCCTGGACTCCAAAAACTTTTGCAGAGATCACTGCCGATAG CCTCTCTATCTTCCAGACGGTGCGACCCATACCAG AAATTCTGATTCTTGGGTGTGGGAGATATATACAGCAAGTGAATCCCGAGTTGCGGAAGTTTATTCGGTCTACGGGCATGAAATTGGAAGCAATTGATTCG AAAAATGCTGCATCAACGTATAACATACTGAATGAGGAAGGCAGGATTGTGGCTGCTGCTATCCTTCCATACGGAGTTACTTCTTGA
- the LOC141690738 gene encoding uncharacterized protein LOC141690738: MQNSQSPVTRVFKGRYFPYDHVLKATKGQIWTAKEELKNGFRWVLGNGNDIVATQDPWLRNKANFKVEQNQLYVGQTGKVPSLFLPGEKRWNIDLIQRNFLKEDADEILKVPIPQRMMTNRVVWANSTNGLFVVGCWNHIGLTYDWSQTEFAPEWLIQKLSTTTNEEKVKICVVLWGIWHWRNKKVWEGKVVTPSFAMDSSFRMLSKWTQARKKHESSTQENVAVTPASRTTKLPAAGVFKVNVDASFYPGTNTFAVGMVLRDSAGTFMGAKNCRFWGEVPVSEVEAVCVRETLSWLKDMHRHNDEVVVESDSQLAIKAIQGHSLNYLEISDIVESCRQLLASLPKVLVSFIRKNANRVAHEVAKIPCLANSYNIFTSPPTCLSEALSLMFRFE; this comes from the exons ATGCAAAATTCACAATCACCGGTGACAAGGGTGTTTAAAGGGAGATATTTCCCGTATGATCATGTCTTAAAGGCAACTAAAGGACAGATATGGACTGCAAAGGAGGAACTCAAAAATGGTTTCAGATGGGTACTGGGCAATGGAAATGATATTGTCGCTACTCAAGATCCATGGTTGAGAAACAAAGCTAACTTTAAGGTGGAGCAAAATCAGTTGTATGTGGGACAGACTGGAAAGGTACCTAGTTTGTTTTTGCCAGGAGAGAAAAGATGGAATATAGATTTAATCCAAAGAAATTTTCTCAAAGAAGATGCAGATGAGATATTAAAAGTTCCTATTCCTCAGCGTATGATGACTAATAGAGTGGTGTGGGCGAATTCGACAAATGGTCT TTTTGTTGTTGGCTGTTGGAATCATATTGGCTTAACGTATGACTGGTCTCAAACAGAGTTTGCTCCAGAGTGGTTGATTCAGAAACTTAGCACGACAACAAATGAAGAAAAGGTTAAAATATGTGTGGTGTTATGGGGTATATGGCACTGGAGGAACAAGAAGGTATGGGAGGGAAAGGTAGTTACTCCGAGTTTTGCTATGGACAGCAGCTTTCGTATGCTCTCGAAATGGACTCAAGCGAGGAAGAAACATGAGAGTAGTACCCAAGAGAATGTAGCTGTTACACCTGCAAGTCGAACAACGAAATTACCTGCAGCTGGAGTGTTTAAAGTGAATGTTGATGCCTCTTTTTATCCAGGCACGAATACCTTTGCTGTTGGAATGGTTCTGAGAGATAGTGCAGGTACTTTTATGGGAGCGAAGAATTGTAGATTTTGGGGTGAGGTTCCTGTTAGTGAAGTAGAAGCGGTATGCGTGCGTGAAACTCTGTCATGGCTCAAAGATATGCACAGGCACAATGATGAAGTCGTAGTGGAATCGGATTCTCAACTTGCGATCAAAGCTATTCAAGGCCATAGTCTGAATTATTTAGAGATTAGTGATATTGTTGAGAGTTGTCGGCAGCTTCTCGCGAGTTTGCCAAAGGTTTTAGTTAGTTTTATCCGGAAAAATGCAAATAGGGTAGCACATGAGGTGGCTAAAATCCCTTGTTTAGCAAATTCCTATAATATTTTCACGTCTCCTCCTACGTGTTTGTCGGAGGCCCTTTCTTTGATGTTTCGTTTTGAATGA